In one window of Qipengyuania profundimaris DNA:
- the eda gene encoding bifunctional 4-hydroxy-2-oxoglutarate aldolase/2-dehydro-3-deoxy-phosphogluconate aldolase, whose protein sequence is MTAIADIMTTAPVIPVIVVDDVDHAVPLARALVAGGLRVLEVTLRTPAALDAIRAMKGVDGAIVGAGTVTNQRELADAIDAGSEFIVSPGLTEPLGKAALRENIPFLPGIANAGDIMRGLDLGLTHFKFFPAVAAGGLPALKALAAPFGQCRFCPTGGVSLDNAREWLAFDPVLCVGGSWVAPRGSVDEAEVERIAREAAALTS, encoded by the coding sequence ATGACTGCCATCGCCGACATTATGACCACCGCGCCGGTGATTCCGGTGATCGTGGTCGACGATGTGGACCACGCCGTGCCGCTGGCGCGCGCGCTGGTTGCAGGTGGCCTGCGCGTTCTCGAGGTGACGCTGCGCACGCCAGCGGCGCTCGATGCAATCCGCGCCATGAAGGGTGTGGACGGGGCGATTGTCGGCGCGGGCACGGTGACCAATCAGCGCGAGCTGGCCGATGCGATCGACGCGGGCAGCGAGTTTATCGTCTCGCCGGGATTGACCGAACCGCTCGGCAAAGCCGCGCTCCGCGAGAACATTCCCTTCCTCCCCGGCATTGCCAATGCAGGCGACATCATGCGCGGGCTCGACCTCGGCCTCACGCATTTCAAGTTCTTCCCCGCCGTGGCTGCTGGCGGCCTGCCGGCGCTGAAAGCGCTCGCCGCGCCGTTTGGTCAGTGCCGCTTTTGCCCGACGGGCGGTGTGTCACTGGACAATGCGCGCGAGTGGCTGGCTTTCGATCCGGTGCTGTGCGTCGGCGGCAGCTGGGTCGCCCCGCGCGGGTCTGTCGACGAAGCGGAGGTGGAGCGCATCGCGCGCGAGGCGGCAGCGCTAACCTCCTGA